The Scylla paramamosain isolate STU-SP2022 chromosome 30, ASM3559412v1, whole genome shotgun sequence DNA window TAGTACACAGGGTTTATTTTTGCTACAGATTCCTGACATAGCAAAGCATGGATGTGGTTAATTTGAGCACTGAAATTCAATTTTCTTACTGAAGACAGTGTGTATGAAGTGGCTGTAGATGTTAGCATGATGCCAGGAAGAATCCTTGGTAAGATatcaagagaggaaggaggagggatgcgGGGAAGGGCAGCAGTGGAGTGTCATGGGATGAGAGGGTGGAGGtgcttttcttcagttttttcagatgttgtttcttgtgtttaaatattcttctcttccttttgttaccTTTTATGAGTtttataaaggaaaacacaaggGAACATAATAAACAAGGCACTAGGAGCCAGGGGACAGATTTTCATAAAGTTATGACATGTTTCATAGCTAAGGTAGATGTGTATCATTGCCTAAAACATTTATTGCAAGTCATATATCTAAGTTATGAATTAAACAAAGCCATCTATCATTACTATCTGCTATATATACCACAGGCATTTGAATCCTTTGTGTCAAGGGAAATATTGTTCACAAATTATTTCTAGATGGCACAGAAACATTTTGAGCCTCATTTTGTAAATTACTATATTTTGACTCCTAAAGTGTCATGTGCCCCCTTAAGAAGTATAAGACTTGGCTGCTTTGTAATATCACCATTTCACAGTGTACAAACTTGTTCCTATGCTTAAGTTTTATGCTTAGCCCAAACTTATGTACAGTTTTAAGATAAGCACCACTATGAGCAAACTCTTAGTATGATTTTAAGAATCTTTGTCAATACAGCCCCTGACTTTTGGAATGGTCTGATCTGTTTGTCCAGTAAAAGATGGTGTCTGTCAAATCCCAAGTCCACTAAAATGAGGTTTGAGTATGGATTGCTAGAAggcaaaatatttcttttataaagATTAGGCATGAAGAGTAAAATTATGCTTTATCTGTAGTGAAAAACTCTACAATCTCCTAAGATATATCCAAGACAAtgttaacattatcaaaatcaaAGAGAATTATGTCTCACTTGTAGAAGGTGAGCATGCAGCCTGTTATGGTCATATTCATAGGCACCTGGGCAGACATACGACCAACAAGCATCATCTTTTCACCAGTGTCTGGATGAAATGCTGAATCATATACATTCTTTGCTTTCCATATTTCATCATCTGTCAAGCTCACATCTTCACCCTTtctgtaataatgaaaaaaatcaagCATATATAACaactttttattatcattgttgtccAAAAACAATTTACAATACTGCAATGAATTTTTATTCtgatatgaaaaatagaaaaagactGATATGGTGCATACTCACAACTGTGCCATACAacttaaacatacatacaactGTGCCATAATCTTAAAAGTCATGGCAAAAGAAAGCCATGGTAATAAAGACATCTTTATTCAAATCTCAAAAAAATTATGCACCAAGAAATAAATACCTGAGACATAAGAACTTATATCACCTTAACATTCTTTGTATAGTTAGGTATTGTAAATGGTGACaaaaaggagtaagaagagaggaCTCATAAGAGACTGGTAACCTCTCTAATTCTAAGTAAATGGTTCAAATTATGCATAAATCTTAATTATCCGATGGTTATTTCTATCCCCTTGCATCTTGACTGCCATTACACAGgagtgaggggggaggaaggttTGATGTACTGTTGTGTCCCAACAGGCAAGACAAAACATTTTCATAaaaatccttccttttctcttctatatTCCTTTCTATGTAAAATCTGTATTTAAGAGTAAATCTAAGAGAACACATATTTTATTCtatattctattttattctatCCACTAACTTATGCTCACTGTAATTACTTAATTCTTACCAATTAAGTTTTGAAATCTGTGTTAGTTATAAAATGACTGCTTCACCtaatgatataaataaaatttcTTATTTTGTGAACTAACTGGAAATGCAAATATTTTttgaaggaagtgaagtgatGATGTGAAGGTATTACATCATTGATGCCTCAATGAGAAAGCATGTTTACTGAGCTCCaccaaacaagaaaaatgtatcCAATTTCCTTAACAGAATGGAGTGTGGTATAATAAGGTACTTCACTTCAAATTATGGCAAGCATTAGAAAAAAATTTAACTGGGCCTGAAACAGGTTGAAATATATAAAGTCCTGATAATACAGGTTACATTAGTGAATGTTTATTACACAAGAAATCAGGAAATGAAGCTACACTAgtattattttatattcattattttgtttgagaatctcttgtcttccttttctttatcttcaattTACTTCCAGTTACCATTTACAATACAGTGTGAAAtgaacaaaacattataaaagtggcatataagagagagagagagagagagagagagagagagagagagagagagagagagagagagagagagagagagagagagagagagagagagagagagagagagagagagagagagagagagagagagagagagagagagagagagagagagagagagagagccttgtgTGCATGTGTCCACATACCTGTATCTTGTGACTATGTCCTTTGCCCTCTCCAGTTGTTCAGAAGAACACAGCAAATTGAGTGGATTAGTGATGGTGAAGAAGTGCTGGGCTCGGCCCTCATAGGTGCTCTGATCCCACCGAGGCTCATCAATATTGATTCGACTCATCTTGTCCCTGAAAAATCATGCAGGATGTAGGAAGAAATAATAACCAGGGACTAATGAAAAGGTTTTTGCATTGCTACCTTATTTGGTAAATTTCTAGTTTTCATACAAACTATATggtagatgttttttttttttcagataaattTAGAAGGATTTTTAAAGAATCTGCCATCACTTTGTTGCAAAcctctgcttttatttttatttccccaCCATAAGAAACAGTAATTTATGATAAAAATTTATTGCAAAATTAGTCAAAAGATAATAACTTAGCAGAAAAAGTAATTTCATCCTTATAAATATGTACCATTAGTAACCACATCAACACTGCGCAGTTCATAGTTCAGTTCAGTCACTCACAATAGCACTCCCAATAAAAataggataaattaaaaaaattgctGGTAGCATTACTATAAGTTTTACTATAAATTTTATCTTATTCTGAAAGaaagccaataaaaaaaaaaaatcagatggCACTGGTATTAATTTGCAACACATGGTATTGAGTTCAAAATGAGGAGATCTAGCCAATGAGATAAGTCAGGAAAGTAGAAAGTGAATATGTAGTGATTCTGGAATAATAACCCTTATTTAACTTTGAACCCTGTAGAACTCGCCTTGTCTGGCCAAGAGGGACAACTAATTCCTGCAGGGCTGACCTAATACAACTCTGGTGGCAACTAGAGCCTGTAGCACCCCCAACTCTATAACAGCAATGCAGTCAAGGGCACCATTTGTACACAATCTTTTTTAACCATGTGATACAGCGTTAATTATTTGGCAGTTTGATCTGCCAAACCATCTGTCTTTGTGGTGATGAAGTCAAGTATAATCACCATTTATGTCCCTAAAGTAAAATTTTGTAGCCAACACACTGACCTCTTCTAGACTAGTACATCTTCATTTTGCAGTCTAATGGTAAACTTACAGCAGTGCCATTTTAGGAGCGTCTGGTAACAGGATGTCTGCCTCCATACTGGTGAAGCAGCGGGATGACCATACATGTACCGGTGAAAGGTGGTCTGGTGCCCCCACACCGGCAGCCTCCACTATCTCTACTCAACCTCCACTATCTCTACTCAGCCTCCACTATCTCTACTCCAGCCCTTTATCACGCACAGTACCGCCTTGCATAATTATCCGCCCTTGATAAATGTATCCCATTTGGTCACTGGGTACTTTACAGTGATAAGAATCTCCCCCTGCCACCCAATTCCTGCAAATCTAATACGTCCTTGACGTTGAATGTTGCGAAAAATTTACTATCATTAACTTAGCAGCTCCCTCCTACAAtaataaaggatgttttactgCAATAATGTTACTTCAACAGTTGGTGATGAAGGGGAATACTAACCAGATCAGCAGCGAATCTGCACAATGAcgaaaaaattaatgaagagagATTTCTTCCCTTCGCCTCCCTGAATCAGCTGCTAGTGTTGCTGTGCTTGCTGAGTGGGCCAGCGAGTCGCGTGATGCACAGTACAGTCTTATTGGCgggaggttagagagagagagagagagagagagagagagagagagagagagagagagagagagagagaccgtaatATATTAAGTGCCAATATTCTGAATGGAGTGTGaaggacacagacacacacaccttatttcattatttccccCCGAGTTAAGCTTCGTAGCTAATAACAAACCTCAGTTGTATAAAGAGGGCTTAATGTGTGAGCTTcactatgtatatattatataatgtgtgtgtgtgtgtgtgtgttcttaccttCTTATATGGTTGGGCTCCAGAGGAAAACCCAGCACAGCTAGCACGCCAGCCCTAAAAAAGAATCACCAAGgcatgcggagagagagagagagagagagagagagagagagagagagagaaaagcttccagttttttttttttttttttttcaataatctcAGAACAAATATAAAGGGTATACCAGGCATATTAGCAGTATAAATCAAATGGACGGTCACCCAAAAGGTTAGTCAATCCCTTTTAAAACTATCAAGAATCTGCTTCTGCCACATTGATGGGAAGTGAATTCCACTCTGAAAAGGATCTATGTCTGGCATCACAACGATTGTAAAGAATAAGGATTTTGTAACAATGTCCTCTCGTGCCAATAGTAGGAGGCAAAGTAGATAAATCAGTATGAGAAACTGGGGAGAGATCGTAAAAAATCTTCCATCACTTAATAAGGTTAGCCCGTGACAGTCTCCCCTTCACTGAAAATAAGATGCAGAAGACGCTTAGTATGTGACAATCTCGAGACCTTGAATCCTTTTTGTCCACTGTCGTTGTACTGGTTCTAGCAGCTTTAGGTCAGTTACATAACCACTATTCACGACAGCAGATCTAAACTCCAGAGGTGGGGATATGTGGGGTACTAAGGCGGATCACCATAAATTCGGGGAAGCGGCATTGTGTGGACTTTAATAAATTGTCGGCTAAACCAGTTGCTTTGTAAGCAATAGAGCGGATGTAATCATGTTACCCCTATACACTGTCAATCATGATTGCACAGTCATCGAGATTGTGCAAACAGTGTTTGGGCCACACACTATGAGTAAGATTGAACAATCATTACTTACCTGTTGCAGTTTGTGGAGTGAAGATGAGTAAAGCGGCTGCATGTATAGCCATTCTGCTGGCTTTagacgatgaagaagaaaagaaaattgtgaaaagaaaggTGTGGATGAAAGAGtggcttaaaaaaagaaataaattcaCACATGAAAACCTCCTACAGGAATTGCTTCTCTCTGCTCCTGCAGACTACAAAAATTTTTTACGTATGGACAGAGAATCATTTATGGATTTACTAGAAAAGACTATGCCTCTGATACAGAAAACGGATACTAAGCTGAGAGATTCCATTTCACCCAGTGAAAGGCTTTCCAGTACTCTACGATTCTTAGCTACTGGACAAACATTTCAGGAACTTGTGTTCGCCACTGCCATCTCTCCACAAAGTCTTGGTCGTATCGTTATGGAAACCTGTAATGCCATCATCACTGTATTGAAGGAACATATTAAGGTAAGGTGAATTACGTACAGTTTAAAGAAATACGATTTATTGGGTATCATAACATTGTTTTAAGActatttgagaaaaaaatgtatgtatacTAACTTTGACCTGTTACGTAAGTTAATTACCTACTGTGAAAATGAACTTGATTGATTGCTtacgaaaaataaacaataagccTACATACTTATTTCCACCACCAATGTGCCATAATGTATGTTATTTTATAAGCTGTCATGGGGATCACTAAGAAGGTCTGCCACCGTTCTGTAAACACGCACTCCTTCCACATCTGCATTAGTGGCAATATTCCCCTGAGTAGTGCTAAGTCCACTGGTATTTGAATTGGTCTCGGATGAAAGATCACAAAAAGGCGTGGAAGATCTAGTGTGAACATCagcattttcattaattttcacgCTATGTCTGTGCAATGTGCCTAAACGAGCCTCAAAGAGAATATCATTAATAGCCTTCCTTGCGTATATTTGCTGTTCTGCAGTCACATTCCGGAATTCTTGAGCCCAGCTCCTTGCTAGTGTATCAATGGAGTCGTTACTCTGTTGAAGATGTGCACAAGCAAGGGAAAGTGCTTCGTAACGTTTACTTTCCATGTCAcatttctttgtcctctttgaGGTATGAGAATATACCTCCTGTGACTCTGTGGCAGATGTGGACGGCTCCTGCAAAATAATAGGAGTATATAATAACGGTCaaagtttactttttttataaagaTAGTGGTGGTAAAGATATAACTTATGAAATTCATAACAACAATAACGGAAATTAATATGATAAAACATTGACATTTATTTCAAAttctatctatttctttattacaGATCCCCAAAACATCAGACGAATGGTTAGAAGTTGCTGCAGCATTTGAGAGGACTTGGCAGTTTCCCCATTGTATCGGGGCGATCGATGGGAAGCATGTGCAAATTAAGAAACCTTGTGGTTCTGGTtcatactactacaactacaaacaTACATTCAGCATTGTGTTAATGGCTGTTGTTAATGCCAGATATGAATTTATGATGGTTGATGCAGGTGCCAATGGTAGAGTATCGGATGGTGGGGTGTTTGGAAACACAAAATTTGGTAAGAGGCTGAAAGAAAAGCAGTTAAATATTCCAGAGCCAAACGCCATGCCTGGGTGCCCTGGAGTTATGCCATATGTATTCGTCGCAGACGATGCCTTTCCTTTACTTGATAACCTCATGAAGCCCTTTGCACACAGACAAATGACAAAATCACAAGCTGTCTATAATTACAGACTGTCACGAGCTCGACGGATTGTTGAAAATGCTTTTGGAATAATGTCATCACGATTTAGAGTTCTTTTGTCTTCCATTAATGTGTGTCCAGCAAAAGCTACAACAATAGTAATGGCATGTTGCTATCTTCATAACTacttaaggaaacgaaacgtgcAAGCATATCTAGATCCCGGATTTGGTGTAGACGATGTGAGTAGGACGCAGGGTAATGAAGGGAATTTTAGATCTGACAAGCAACCTATTCCGCTGGCACCAACATGTTCTCGTAATGCTACTTCGTCTGCTAAGACTGTAAGGGATGCATTTTGTAATTACTTCAATAACGAAGGATCTGTTTCTTGGCAGGAGTCTAGGATTGACATGTAATGCAAAATCATTTGTGTATTCTATAATCTTTGTCAATGTCAAAATCATGGATTACACTATTTGACTGCCAACTTTTGTTTGATTATATAACATTATATACATATGTTAACAAAAGTTTTTTATATACCTATGTTATCAAAGGTTATGTATTATGTCCCTGGTGCTATTTGTCATTTACATTGGCTTTAGGTAATGAATAAGAAATTAATTGGTtgcactgtatatatatatatatatatatatatatatatatatatatatatatatatatatatatatatatatatatatatatatatatatatatatattacaaatctAATTATGTtattatgaaaataaaagggggAATACTTACAGTATGATCTATTGATCCCTCATTACCATCTTGTTCCCCATCATCCAGACTTGACACTCCTTCTTGCTGCAATTCTTGGTCGCGAAGGAATGCGAGCTCATCGAAGTACCACAGTGAAGGCTTGTAAACATCATCTGACCCAGCACCGGACTTCACACTGTTCATCACCTTCTTCAGTTCTCGACGATAGTTGGAACGtaaactatttattttcttggttaCTGTGGCACGAGTGGCATTTAGGTCAATTTCTCTGATTTTGTCAATTAATTTCACGTAGCATTCACTTTTTAAGCTTCTGTTCTTGTACTCGTCACTTTTTACTTTCCACAAAGCAGGAAAATCTCTGTATAGTTGGATGAACTCCCTCCAAAATTCCTGAGTGTCCAGTGTGCTCGCCATGGTTAACAAGGAAAGACTGAGCAGTTGGCGCAATCATCGCCATTGACTATAACTCATGATGGTGCAACTACTATGATTGAGCTTACAAAATCAAACCGTGTCGGAAATTCCTCAATCATCTGCGCAAACACTCAATCACGCCCACTCACACAGGATATGCTTGCGCAATCATGAATATTGTACAATCATGATTGACAGTGTATGACGCTTGCACAGTCATGATTGATGGCGTGCCAAGGATTGAGCAAAAATGTcagtcttccaccaccacccatgGCGAGTACGCAGGACACTCAGGAGTTTTGGCGGGAATTCCTTAAACTATACCAAAGTTTGCCAGCATTGTGGAAGATCAAGTGTGACAGTTACAAGAACAGAAATCTTACACAGAAAATTCTTGTATTGTACAGATTACAAGTTCCTGTGAAAGGTTGTCATGGGTGAATTTATGCCTTTTCTTAAAGGtgtcttcttcagttcttcgTGTCTCGGAAAGACATTTTCTGACATTCCTTTCAAGCAAGTCTCTTCGGAGCTTCGGAACCTTACAACTACCCTGGGCCGCAAGCTTTCTAAGGGCTTGCGAGAAATGTAGGCAGGCAGCAGAGCGGAGTAAAAGACAGCCACTCACAGCAGCGATACAAACATGTTTAGTGATAACAAGCCAATGTGCCggtatttttttcaataaaatctcaaaaaaaaaaaaaaaaaaaaatacagaattatCTGCATACAAGTCAGTCATGAGTGAAAACCACTATTAAAACTGTTTAGCGTGAATTCTCTCAAATTAAATGAATAGTAACATTTGCTTACAAGGAGCTTGGAACAGTCAAGCCTTCAAGCGACATGTGGCATACTGAAAGGGCGGTTAAAGGTGTCTGAATGGTTTTCCTGTCTTGGGCCACGACTTCCAACACATTGTGTTCTGGTACAATGCCATAATGCAGTGTGAGGTCATAACTTATACAACCAATTCATGTAAAATACCCTGTAGAGTGGCTTGTATTTGGACAGGTAATGAAGTAGGAGAGGTCTAAAGAAGCGATACACGGGATAGAACGTTCCCTTAACATGGCGGAATCTGAGGACCAGGACAAGGGATCCTGCTCTTGCCTCTGTGAATGACCTGTGACCTGTACAGCTGCTAGATCTGCTCACTACATCACAGTCCCCCCTTGTTCCATGATTGTTAATAATAGAACATATTTCCTTATATTATAATACTTACAGTTTGCCTAGACAGACCAGGATAATAAATAGGGATACCTAAGAGATGGAACACCCAAAACATGGAAAGTATGAAAATACCAACAGAGACGCTTTGACATTTAATTTTATAACTGTCTTATGTACAGTACCATGCAGCATCATTTTGACCCAGAATGTCTTAACCAGGTTATCACATATTACTATATACCTCTTCTTTAAATGTAACAACCATTAAATAAGAATAACcgatgtgtctgtctgtctccttcgatcagaaaaaaaaaaaaaaaatcagccctGTACAATTACTTTTATTCAAATGACAATATCACAAGGTGTGGAAAACCAgctattcacttctaaatagcaTAAACTTCAAGGAGTGAGTGATTAAGACTATTGCGGTCTCTGTGAGGGACACATTGCCAATGAACTGTAGGACACTTTTTCCTTGGGTAACACGCCAGGCAACTTCGCTGGTCAGTTCTTCAGTGGTCAAGTGGGTGGAGCTCCTAGGAGCTAAAAATCTAAGCTCTtatgaaaactgaagaaaatgcCTGAAGCCAGTCCTTCATTCacacctttcttctccttttcttctttggttccATGCCCTCAAGGGCAAAAACAATGACAATACATGCAGCCTCCCTACTTATCTTGACTGCACACATGATAACTGATGATTGCACAATTTCATAACTAGTGTGTGGCCAAAACCAGTGATTGAACTGTTTGTGCAAtcaccataacctaacctaacctaacctaacctaacctaacctttaagGGCCCCATACACTATCATTCATGATAGTGTATGATAGGCTAAAAATCAAACCGTGTTGGATCCTCTTCAGTCACCTTCAATTATTTGTGCAATCCTTCAACCTTACCCACACACTATGGATATAATTGCCACAGTCATGATTGATAGGGCGAGGAAGTTTGACCAGTTGTTTGTTGTATATTAGACCCCTAACATGTAGGTTCGTTGTAATCCCATTTTTAGTTTACataagaagaataaatataatGTATCATGTATTCATGATCGATGGATATGTCGGGGTGCCTACTAGTGTTATACTGAGTACTGTTTAGTGTCACGTTTATGTGTGAGCACATGGCTAGCAGTTTTACCGTACTGAGCACAGACAGTGGCGAGTAACGTTAAGTTAGATATAACTGCGGAGCAGATTAGTATCCTGCAAACAACATGAAATTTGTCATTTATCATATGTTACTGTGTAAGTAGACTGTCATGATATCTTGCAGTGTAAGTTGACTGTCATGATTTACCGTATGTGTCCTCAGGTTTTGAccggataaaataaaatattcgtGTCAACGTAACGGGTCTGCTGTCAACCTTAACATTATTAGCTTACTTTCCTTAACTGATTATACATATGATACAGCAGCAGTGTGTCAACGTAACGGGTCTGCTGTTAACATTATTAGCTTACTTTCCGTAACTTATTATACATATGATACAGTAGCATTGTCCCTTTAAGGTGTACAGCcaatttcaaaattataaaatacacaaatataacagatgaaaatgaaaatgtgtaGAATTTGCGAGATCAACTGATCCCAGGCTAGATTCCATAGTGTACTcatgagagagaatgacagaaagCCCTAAGCTAGGTGTCGTcatgagagaaagtgaaaaataaaaggcaaaCACTATAAAATTATCCTTAAAATTAAAAGGTGAAATACACCTTCCATATTATGATATGCTATATGTGaaggtattatatatatatatatatatatatatatatatatatatatatatatatatatatatatatatatatatatatatatatatatatatatatatatatatatatatatatatatatatatatatatatatatatatatatatatatacatacattgaATAAGGGTattcttgaagaaaaaaaaaacaggaaatcaTAATGAATGTCTTACCATTGCTCTGTGAGTACTTatcttaagcttttttttttttttctttctttttttcttggcaCCAGAAAGATATATCCTTAGTCGACACCAAGGAATTAAGGATCCTATATCCTTGGTTGCCACTGACTGATGACTGAGTGGTCTGAGCCTGACGCGGTGACACTGCATACAACCTCACCTTCATGGGGGCAAAGCACCACAGGTACTATGTAGGACTGTAGGTGCGGGTAGTGTTCTGGAGTCCTGGATCCAAATTTCAGAATATAGCAAAATCCATTAAAATGTCAGAATTTCAGGAGGTTAAACAGAATTTCAGTGGATCTGTCAATACTCAACAcacattttaataataatagtaataataataataataataataataataataataataataataataataataataataataataataacaatactaccatttctactattactgctactaacaATGATAAAATTATATTTATAATAATGTTGGCTTGGAGGCTCCTGGTGGCCTCGAAGGTCCTATGCAACAGTGTAGTTTGCATAATATAGCAAGAAATGGCCC harbors:
- the LOC135116204 gene encoding uncharacterized protein LOC135116204, whose amino-acid sequence is MASTLDTQEFWREFIQLYRDFPALWKVKSDEYKNRSLKSECYVKLIDKIREIDLNATRATVTKKINSLRSNYRRELKKVMNSVKSGAGSDDVYKPSLWYFDELAFLRDQELQQEGVSSLDDGEQDGNEGSIDHTEPSTSATESQEVYSHTSKRTKKCDMESKRYEALSLACAHLQQSNDSIDTLARSWAQEFRNVTAEQQIYARKAINDILFEARLGTLHRHSVKINENADVHTRSSTPFCDLSSETNSNTSGLSTTQGNIATNADVEGVRVYRTVADLLSDPHDSL